A genomic segment from Neobacillus sp. YX16 encodes:
- a CDS encoding polyprenyl synthetase family protein: MNKALLINEDTCYAMAEQKAREYFQSLYQQVKQKNYIPTLTSDIQSWKHNHIHHHSLFSFFSRGKSKADPRDYHNYIKYLDYTGKLDNYLDRSISYIFMRDLGKALDSKETQARIDSVVNSLKNNLTQPKENRENKNEIFSMAWLYRWAQQESIESAIIWMINKLKVVSNHLPEGMDANHAQRKLIKIIAGVVMHEIEEMGDKIPSEERARRLDRAIRIGYAYGLTYPYIDDLLDSKVLSEKEKKQYSNLIRTTLTTGAVPNLAGEWDDKNIALITFIHSELREGFEYIKAQQQPETIKSFFEQSYVFFHSQEVDREKDLSNGSYTNEELYIPVILKSSSSRLIVRSVINAVEDEGFDNRTFFYGIYNQLADDFADMFDDLQNGAVTPYTYYLKYHDKRDDLINPFELYWSVISNLIHSVYHSDKKACEVILDRAINGLKRYKERMGVKEYNEVMELFSSGNPNFNTIIQKMAAKADDVDFFDKLLRDHMITNMKNERKEQEEFSDLIENVRNQINHLLPIPKDDTLNGPIVEAANYSLKGDGKRLRPIITWIMGIQEYGLDQSAIVPLIKSLEYMHTASLIFDDLPSQDNAAIRRGRPTLHMVYDSAIAELTGLYLTQKAIEEQASLEKFNSKTVLSLVKYSSRLTEEMCKGQAMDLKSKGKVLTLEDLNTMCFYKTGLGFEASLIMPAILAEAKPSEIDALKKFAYHVGIAFQIKDDLLDVEGDLDILGKPVGKDEENNNSTFVSILGIDGAKKAMWEHYCDALETLQEIPRNTTFLKHILNYIVHRDH, translated from the coding sequence ATGAATAAGGCGTTATTAATAAATGAAGATACTTGCTATGCAATGGCTGAGCAAAAGGCAAGGGAGTATTTTCAATCACTTTATCAGCAAGTTAAGCAAAAAAACTATATTCCTACTCTAACTAGTGATATACAATCCTGGAAGCACAACCATATTCATCATCATTCATTATTCTCTTTTTTTTCTCGTGGTAAAAGTAAAGCAGACCCCCGTGATTATCACAATTATATTAAATATCTGGATTACACTGGCAAACTAGACAATTACCTGGATAGGAGCATATCTTATATTTTTATGCGTGATTTGGGTAAAGCGCTGGATTCGAAAGAGACACAGGCTAGAATTGATAGTGTTGTTAACAGTTTAAAAAACAATCTTACCCAGCCAAAGGAAAATCGTGAAAATAAGAATGAGATTTTCTCTATGGCTTGGTTGTACAGGTGGGCCCAGCAGGAATCTATTGAATCTGCAATTATCTGGATGATAAATAAACTTAAAGTTGTATCCAACCACCTTCCAGAGGGGATGGACGCTAACCATGCCCAGCGTAAGCTTATTAAAATTATAGCTGGAGTCGTGATGCATGAGATTGAAGAGATGGGCGATAAAATTCCCTCTGAAGAACGGGCTCGCAGACTAGATAGAGCCATTAGGATAGGCTATGCCTATGGTTTGACCTATCCCTATATTGATGACCTTCTCGATTCAAAAGTCTTATCCGAGAAAGAGAAAAAACAATACTCTAACTTGATTCGTACCACCCTTACTACTGGAGCAGTACCGAATTTGGCCGGGGAGTGGGACGATAAGAACATAGCTTTGATTACGTTCATTCATTCGGAGCTTCGAGAGGGATTTGAATATATTAAGGCACAACAGCAGCCAGAAACTATAAAATCATTCTTTGAACAATCATATGTATTTTTTCATTCGCAGGAAGTGGACCGTGAAAAGGATTTGTCGAATGGAAGTTATACGAATGAAGAGCTTTATATTCCGGTTATTCTCAAATCCTCTTCATCACGATTGATCGTTCGCTCCGTTATTAATGCTGTTGAAGATGAGGGATTCGACAATCGAACCTTCTTTTATGGCATTTACAACCAGCTGGCAGATGACTTTGCTGATATGTTTGATGATTTGCAGAATGGTGCCGTAACACCCTATACCTATTATCTGAAATATCACGACAAAAGGGATGATCTTATTAATCCATTTGAATTATATTGGAGTGTCATTTCCAATTTAATTCATAGTGTCTATCACTCAGATAAAAAGGCATGTGAAGTCATTTTAGATCGTGCGATAAACGGATTAAAGAGATATAAAGAACGAATGGGCGTAAAAGAATACAATGAAGTGATGGAACTTTTTTCTTCAGGAAATCCCAATTTCAATACCATCATTCAAAAGATGGCAGCTAAAGCAGACGACGTGGATTTCTTCGATAAACTCCTGCGTGACCATATGATAACCAACATGAAAAATGAACGAAAAGAGCAGGAAGAATTCTCAGATTTAATCGAAAATGTACGTAACCAAATTAATCATCTTTTACCAATTCCTAAAGATGATACTTTGAATGGTCCAATCGTTGAGGCTGCAAACTATAGCCTAAAGGGTGATGGAAAGCGGTTAAGGCCTATCATTACTTGGATTATGGGCATTCAGGAATACGGATTAGATCAGTCGGCAATTGTACCACTTATAAAATCATTAGAATACATGCATACTGCTTCACTGATTTTTGATGATCTGCCTTCACAGGATAATGCAGCCATTCGCAGGGGACGGCCAACGCTGCATATGGTGTACGATAGTGCTATTGCAGAATTAACAGGTCTCTATCTAACGCAGAAGGCAATAGAGGAACAAGCATCACTCGAAAAGTTCAATTCGAAGACCGTGCTAAGCTTGGTTAAATATTCTTCTAGATTGACTGAAGAAATGTGTAAAGGGCAGGCAATGGATTTGAAATCCAAAGGGAAAGTGTTAACCTTAGAAGACTTAAATACTATGTGCTTCTATAAAACTGGACTTGGTTTCGAAGCGTCCCTAATCATGCCTGCCATTCTTGCGGAAGCTAAACCATCCGAGATTGATGCTTTAAAAAAGTTCGCTTATCATGTCGGCATTGCCTTTCAAATAAAGGATGACTTGCTGGATGTGGAGGGTGATTTGGACATACTGGGAAAACCCGTTGGAAAAGACGAGGAGAACAATAATTCGACCTTTGTATCAATCTTAGGTATTGATGGTGCGAAAAAAGCGATGTGGGAACACTATTGTGATGCCCTAGAAACGTTGCAAGAGATTCCACGCAACACTACTTTTCTAAAACATATACTGAACTATATTGTGCATCGTGATCATTAA